A region from the Sphingomonas flavescens genome encodes:
- a CDS encoding aspartate kinase, with translation MSRAKQRIVMKFGGTSMAGIERIRHVAGLVKAEADRGNEVAVVVSAMAGETDRLVHLCKEAAPLYDPREYDVVVASGEQVTAGLLAITLSGMGANARSYMGWQLPIRASGHSSALIDHIDSEILEGVLSSGGIAVIPGFQGVTAEGEVATLGRGGSDTSAVALAVAAKADRCDIYTDVEGVFTTDPRIVPRARKLHAITYEEMLELASVGAKVLQTRSVGLAMRYNMALQVLSSFEAKPGTLIVGDDKIEEYQMEQQLITGIAHDKNEARVTLTGLPDRPGTVAAIFAPLAQANIIVDMIVQSGAGRGTATTLTFTVPTASLAHAVAELEKAKESIGFEQIMTDTDVVKISAVGIGMRSNAGIAAKMFDTLAERGINILAISTSEIKVSVLLPEDYTELAVRVLHSAFGLDAEQAA, from the coding sequence ATGAGCCGCGCCAAGCAACGGATCGTGATGAAGTTCGGCGGCACGTCGATGGCCGGTATCGAGCGCATCCGCCACGTCGCGGGCCTGGTGAAGGCCGAAGCCGACCGCGGCAACGAAGTCGCGGTCGTGGTCTCCGCCATGGCTGGCGAGACCGACCGCCTGGTCCACCTCTGCAAGGAAGCGGCACCGCTCTACGACCCGCGCGAATATGACGTGGTCGTCGCCAGCGGCGAACAGGTGACGGCGGGCCTCCTCGCCATCACCCTGTCCGGCATGGGTGCCAACGCGCGCTCCTACATGGGCTGGCAGCTGCCGATCCGGGCCTCGGGCCACAGCTCTGCGCTGATCGACCACATCGACAGCGAAATTCTCGAGGGCGTTCTGTCCAGCGGCGGTATCGCCGTGATACCCGGTTTTCAGGGCGTCACTGCCGAAGGCGAAGTGGCGACGCTCGGCCGCGGCGGGTCTGACACCTCCGCCGTAGCACTGGCAGTCGCGGCCAAGGCCGACCGCTGCGACATCTACACCGACGTCGAAGGCGTCTTCACCACCGACCCGCGCATCGTCCCGCGCGCCCGCAAGCTCCACGCCATTACTTATGAGGAAATGCTGGAACTGGCCTCGGTCGGGGCCAAGGTGCTGCAGACCCGCTCGGTGGGGCTCGCCATGCGCTACAACATGGCGCTGCAGGTCCTCTCATCCTTCGAAGCAAAGCCTGGCACGCTGATCGTCGGCGACGACAAGATCGAGGAATATCAGATGGAACAGCAACTCATCACGGGCATCGCCCATGACAAGAACGAGGCGCGGGTAACGCTGACGGGCCTGCCTGACCGCCCCGGGACCGTGGCCGCCATCTTCGCGCCGCTGGCTCAGGCGAACATCATCGTCGACATGATCGTCCAGAGCGGCGCCGGCCGCGGAACCGCGACGACGCTGACCTTCACCGTCCCGACGGCGTCGCTGGCCCACGCGGTCGCCGAGCTCGAAAAGGCGAAGGAGTCGATCGGTTTCGAGCAGATCATGACCGATACCGACGTGGTGAAGATCAGTGCCGTCGGCATCGGCATGCGCTCCAACGCCGGCATCGCAGCTAAGATGTTCGATACGCTCGCCGAGCGCGGCATCAACATCCTCGCCATCTCGACCTCGGAGATCAAAGTGTCGGTCCTGCTGCCTGAAGACTACACCGAGCTTGCCGTGCGCGTTCTGCACAGCGCCTTCGGGCTCGACGCGGAGCAGGCCGCGTGA
- the lysA gene encoding diaminopimelate decarboxylase: MDDFEIRDGEMFCEGVALTAIAAEVGTPVYVYSTASMRRQARALQEALSDLADPLIAYAVKANPNSAVIATFAAAGLGADVVSGGEYRRAIKAGVPADRIVFSGVGKTADEMRLALETGLFQFNVESFEEAEMLSAVAAEMGRIAPMGFRVNPDVAAGGHAKITTGSAENKFGIAISDAPAAYARAAALPGLKVQGVAVHIGSQLTDLQPLERAFTRVGELLAALRAAGHDITVADLGGGLGVSYDPSQPPPASPADYGAMVCRVTRDWNARLVFEPGRLMVGNAGVLLSRVIRVKPGATDPFVIVDAAMNDLMRPTLYDAWHNIEAVRPRGATQRSNVVGPVCETGDTFATGRDMDAVAPDDLVVFRTAGAYAAAMAGTYNTRALTPEVLVDGDRWALIRKRLEVEELIAGDLMPDWLAGCAAVAKG; this comes from the coding sequence ATGGATGATTTCGAAATTCGCGACGGCGAGATGTTCTGCGAAGGCGTGGCGCTAACGGCGATCGCCGCCGAGGTGGGTACGCCGGTCTACGTCTATTCGACCGCCTCGATGCGGCGGCAGGCGCGGGCGCTGCAGGAAGCGCTGTCGGACCTCGCCGATCCCCTGATCGCCTACGCCGTGAAGGCCAATCCCAACAGCGCCGTGATCGCCACGTTTGCGGCCGCCGGACTGGGCGCGGACGTTGTGTCAGGGGGCGAATATCGACGCGCCATCAAGGCCGGCGTGCCCGCTGATCGCATTGTTTTCTCGGGCGTCGGCAAGACGGCCGACGAGATGCGTCTCGCGTTGGAAACCGGTCTGTTCCAATTCAACGTCGAGTCGTTCGAGGAAGCGGAGATGCTTTCCGCAGTCGCGGCCGAGATGGGCCGCATCGCGCCGATGGGCTTCCGCGTGAACCCGGATGTGGCCGCCGGCGGTCACGCCAAAATCACCACCGGATCGGCCGAGAACAAGTTTGGGATCGCCATCAGCGATGCGCCAGCCGCTTATGCCCGCGCGGCGGCACTACCGGGGCTCAAGGTGCAGGGCGTCGCCGTGCATATCGGCAGTCAGCTGACCGACCTTCAACCGCTGGAACGCGCCTTCACTCGCGTCGGCGAGCTGCTCGCGGCGCTCCGCGCCGCCGGGCACGACATCACGGTCGCCGACCTCGGCGGAGGTCTGGGCGTATCGTATGATCCGAGCCAGCCACCGCCCGCGAGCCCGGCCGATTATGGCGCCATGGTCTGCCGCGTCACGCGCGACTGGAACGCGCGGCTGGTGTTTGAGCCCGGGCGGCTCATGGTGGGGAACGCCGGCGTGCTGCTGTCTCGCGTGATCCGCGTGAAGCCGGGCGCAACCGATCCCTTCGTCATCGTCGATGCGGCCATGAACGACCTGATGCGGCCGACGCTCTACGATGCCTGGCACAATATCGAGGCAGTCCGGCCGCGTGGGGCGACGCAGCGGTCGAACGTCGTCGGCCCAGTCTGCGAGACAGGCGATACCTTCGCGACCGGCCGCGACATGGACGCCGTCGCGCCCGACGACCTCGTCGTGTTCCGCACCGCAGGTGCCTATGCCGCCGCCATGGCCGGGACCTATAATACGCGGGCGTTGACGCCCGAAGTGCTGGTTGACGGCGACCGCTGGGCGCTCATTCGGAAACGGCTCGAAGTCGAGGAGCTGATCGCCGGCGACCTTATGCCTGACTGGCTCGCCGGTTGCGCGGCGGTCGCGAAGGGCTAA